A genomic segment from Sulfuritalea hydrogenivorans sk43H encodes:
- a CDS encoding glycine cleavage system protein H — protein MAKEIFRGRIPDDLLYDPEHDMWVRVAGDEVLIGASSFGLHLAGGIIGFTAKPKGAEVALGRGLGTVECAKTVLAVHAPISFVLLEANEAAEERPSMLNRDPYQAGWMVRGRPSAWAAERGRLVNAAAYREHVRRIEPAAEFE, from the coding sequence TTGGCAAAGGAAATCTTTCGCGGCCGCATCCCCGATGACCTGCTCTACGATCCGGAGCATGACATGTGGGTGCGCGTCGCGGGTGACGAGGTGCTGATCGGCGCCAGCAGTTTCGGCTTGCATCTCGCCGGCGGCATCATCGGCTTCACCGCCAAGCCGAAGGGCGCCGAAGTGGCGCTGGGGCGCGGTCTGGGCACGGTCGAATGCGCCAAGACCGTGCTCGCCGTGCATGCGCCGATTTCCTTCGTGCTGCTGGAAGCCAACGAGGCCGCCGAGGAACGCCCGTCCATGCTCAATCGCGATCCCTACCAGGCCGGCTGGATGGTGCGCGGCCGGCCATCGGCATGGGCAGCGGAACGCGGCCGGCTGGTGAATGCGGCGGCCTATCGCGAGCATGTCCGCCGCATCGAGCCGGCGGCGGAGTTCGAATGA
- a CDS encoding TlpA family protein disulfide reductase, translated as MMYRRLFALAAAPPLICLLLQGPVWAAPPPALKTVTARSAPTTADPRLTQALAQHRGQPVVVNFWATWCEPCREEMPSLARLAKRWQAQGLTVLTVAVADNAKRVEEFLWEALPDQQTLAVLHDREQTISRAWGARMLPTSVVLDRRHRIVARGMGAIDWDAPAIDQQLKKLIN; from the coding sequence ATGATGTACAGACGTCTTTTCGCTTTGGCGGCAGCCCCACCACTTATCTGTTTGCTGCTGCAAGGGCCGGTCTGGGCCGCCCCGCCGCCTGCGCTGAAAACAGTCACAGCCCGCAGCGCGCCAACGACCGCCGACCCACGCCTGACCCAAGCCCTTGCCCAACACAGGGGCCAGCCGGTCGTGGTGAATTTCTGGGCGACCTGGTGCGAACCCTGCCGCGAGGAAATGCCCTCGCTCGCCCGCCTCGCCAAGCGCTGGCAGGCGCAGGGCCTGACCGTGCTGACCGTCGCCGTCGCCGACAATGCCAAGCGGGTCGAGGAATTCCTCTGGGAAGCGCTGCCCGACCAGCAGACCCTGGCGGTATTGCATGACCGCGAGCAGACCATCAGCCGGGCCTGGGGGGCGCGCATGCTGCCGACCAGTGTCGTCCTCGATCGCCGCCATCGCATCGTCGCGCGCGGCATGGGTGCCATCGACTGGGATGCGCCCGCCATTGACCAACAACTCAAAAAACTCATCAACTAA
- the selB gene encoding selenocysteine-specific translation elongation factor produces the protein MIIGTAGHIDHGKTTLVKALTGVDADRLPEEKARGITLDLGYAYAPQADGSVLGFIDVPGHEKLIHNMLAGATGIDFVLLVIAADDGPMPQTREHLELLDLLGLDRGAVALTKCDTVDAARVAEARGEIEALLAGTRLEGSPVFALSATTGEGVPALRAHLDATAAAHRQRRAGFPEHGRFRLAIDRCFTLSGIGTVVTGTAFSGRVGAGDTAIIAPEGNGGHGGLRVRVKSLHVQDRPAQHGQAGDRCALALAGDFEKKDIERGMWVVDPAAAHPLRRFQAELHVPSTQPALKHWTPVHVHLGATDITGRVALLDCTEVGAGGTALAEILLDRETLAVRGDRFVLRDASAQRTIGGGRVLDGFPPSRHKRSPARLALLNALRDDDPATSLRLMAGQSAAGIDLIRFAANWNLGDAAAAALWQQAALRVVRSGDEQIGFAAASWRALGDKLLAALAAEHQRAPDMVGVERERLRRLTLPTLARAAFDALVAELIAAGRLAASRAWLHLPEHQASLSPGDRDLFAVLKPLLDAQPFGPPRVRDVAKASGTAEDVVRQLFRRVARAGELYPVAHDHYFTADAVARLVSLIAELDAENGAARAADLRDIIYHDGGGGRKVAIHILEFFDRIGYTRRVRDEHVVRSSGTGHAWLDN, from the coding sequence ATGATCATCGGCACTGCAGGTCACATCGACCACGGCAAAACCACGCTGGTGAAGGCGCTCACCGGCGTGGATGCGGACCGCCTGCCGGAGGAGAAGGCGCGCGGCATCACGCTCGACCTCGGCTACGCCTACGCGCCGCAGGCCGATGGTTCGGTGCTCGGCTTCATCGACGTGCCGGGCCACGAGAAGCTGATCCACAACATGCTGGCCGGCGCCACCGGCATCGACTTCGTGCTGCTGGTGATCGCCGCCGATGACGGGCCGATGCCGCAGACGCGCGAGCATCTGGAGCTGCTCGACCTGCTCGGCCTCGATCGCGGCGCGGTGGCGCTGACCAAGTGCGACACCGTCGATGCGGCGCGCGTCGCCGAAGCGCGCGGCGAAATCGAAGCGCTGCTGGCCGGCACGCGACTGGAGGGCAGTCCGGTATTCGCGCTGTCGGCGACGACTGGCGAAGGCGTGCCGGCATTGCGCGCACATCTCGATGCGACGGCCGCCGCACATCGCCAGCGCCGTGCCGGTTTCCCCGAACACGGCCGCTTCCGTCTCGCCATCGACCGCTGCTTCACGCTCTCCGGCATCGGCACCGTCGTCACCGGCACCGCCTTCTCGGGAAGAGTCGGCGCTGGCGACACGGCGATCATCGCGCCCGAGGGCAATGGCGGTCATGGCGGGCTCAGGGTGCGCGTGAAAAGCCTGCATGTGCAGGACCGGCCGGCCCAGCACGGGCAGGCCGGCGACCGCTGTGCGCTGGCGCTGGCCGGCGACTTCGAGAAGAAGGACATCGAGCGCGGCATGTGGGTCGTTGATCCCGCCGCCGCGCATCCGCTGCGGCGTTTTCAAGCCGAACTGCATGTCCCGTCAACGCAGCCGGCGCTCAAGCACTGGACGCCGGTGCATGTGCATCTGGGCGCCACCGACATCACCGGCCGCGTCGCACTGCTCGACTGCACTGAAGTCGGCGCTGGCGGGACGGCGCTGGCGGAGATCCTGCTCGACCGCGAAACCCTCGCCGTGCGCGGCGACCGCTTCGTGCTGCGCGATGCCTCGGCACAACGAACCATCGGCGGCGGCCGCGTGCTCGACGGCTTTCCGCCCTCGCGCCACAAGCGCAGCCCGGCGCGACTGGCGTTGCTGAATGCGCTGCGCGACGACGACCCGGCGACCAGCCTGCGCCTCATGGCCGGGCAATCGGCCGCCGGCATCGATCTGATCCGCTTCGCCGCCAACTGGAATCTTGGCGACGCAGCCGCGGCGGCGCTCTGGCAACAGGCCGCGCTGCGCGTCGTGCGCAGCGGTGATGAGCAGATCGGCTTTGCCGCCGCAAGCTGGCGGGCCTTGGGCGACAAGCTGCTCGCGGCGCTCGCGGCGGAACACCAGCGCGCGCCGGACATGGTCGGCGTCGAGCGCGAACGCCTGCGCCGACTGACGCTGCCGACGCTGGCCCGTGCCGCCTTCGACGCGCTGGTCGCCGAGTTGATCGCCGCCGGCCGGCTGGCCGCCTCGCGCGCCTGGCTGCATCTGCCGGAACATCAGGCCAGCCTGTCTCCCGGCGATCGCGACCTGTTTGCAGTACTCAAACCGCTGCTCGACGCCCAGCCCTTCGGCCCACCGCGCGTGCGCGACGTGGCGAAGGCCTCAGGCACCGCCGAAGACGTGGTGCGCCAGCTGTTCCGCCGCGTGGCGCGGGCCGGCGAACTCTATCCCGTGGCGCACGACCATTACTTCACGGCCGATGCCGTGGCGCGGCTTGTGTCGCTCATCGCCGAACTTGATGCGGAGAATGGCGCTGCGCGCGCCGCCGACCTGCGCGACATCATTTACCACGATGGCGGCGGCGGACGCAAGGTGGCGATCCACATCCTCGAATTCTTCGACCGCATCGGCTACACTCGCCGCGTGCGTGACGAGCATGTAGTGCGCAGCAGCGGTACCGGTCATGCATGGCTTGATAACTAA
- a CDS encoding transglutaminase-like domain-containing protein, which produces MDRRSFIKTATLSAAALAAPRFALAAEGGFNPSPANGWRVFEVTSRVELSAAHGAPRLWLPLPAVEDAAWIRPMGNLWQGNAAAVSQLRDPVYGAQMLAAQWDAGEPAPVLEVVSRFATRDRAIDLARPGKVAPLDRASRTLYTRATELLPTGGIVKKTALEITQGAATDLDKARAIYEWVVDNTARNPKTRGCGTGDIRGMLESGNLSGKCADLNALYVGLARSVGLPARDVYGVRVADSKFGYKSLGKSGDISKAQHCRAEVWLANFGWVPVDPADVRKVVLEERPGLSLQDDVVVAARQKLFGAWEMNWLAYNVAHDILLPGSKGARLPFFMYPQAENSSGRLDSLDPATFVYKLSSKEIGAA; this is translated from the coding sequence ATGGACCGTCGTTCCTTCATCAAGACCGCAACACTTTCCGCCGCCGCGCTCGCCGCACCGCGCTTTGCCCTCGCTGCCGAGGGCGGCTTCAACCCCTCCCCTGCCAACGGCTGGCGCGTCTTCGAAGTCACCAGTCGCGTCGAACTCTCGGCCGCCCATGGCGCGCCGCGCCTGTGGCTGCCCTTGCCCGCGGTGGAGGATGCCGCCTGGATCAGGCCGATGGGCAACCTCTGGCAAGGCAACGCCGCCGCCGTAAGTCAGCTGCGCGATCCGGTCTATGGCGCGCAGATGCTGGCCGCGCAGTGGGATGCCGGTGAGCCGGCGCCGGTGCTGGAAGTGGTGAGCCGCTTCGCCACGCGCGACCGCGCCATCGACCTGGCGCGACCGGGCAAGGTGGCGCCGCTGGACCGGGCCAGTCGCACACTCTATACGCGCGCCACCGAACTGCTGCCGACCGGCGGCATCGTGAAAAAGACCGCGCTGGAGATTACCCAGGGCGCTGCCACCGACCTCGACAAGGCGCGGGCAATCTACGAATGGGTGGTGGACAACACGGCGCGCAACCCCAAGACCCGCGGCTGCGGCACCGGCGACATTCGCGGCATGCTCGAATCGGGCAACCTCTCGGGCAAGTGCGCCGACCTCAACGCGCTCTATGTCGGACTCGCCCGTTCCGTGGGCCTGCCGGCGCGCGACGTGTATGGCGTGCGCGTGGCGGATTCGAAGTTCGGCTACAAGAGCCTGGGCAAGAGCGGCGACATCAGCAAGGCGCAGCACTGCCGCGCCGAAGTCTGGCTGGCGAACTTCGGCTGGGTGCCGGTGGACCCCGCCGACGTGCGCAAGGTGGTGCTGGAAGAAAGGCCCGGCCTCAGCTTGCAGGACGACGTCGTGGTTGCCGCCCGGCAAAAACTGTTCGGCGCCTGGGAGATGAACTGGCTGGCCTACAACGTTGCCCATGACATCCTTCTTCCGGGTTCCAAAGGCGCCAGGCTTCCCTTCTTCATGTATCCGCAGGCGGAGAACAGCAGCGGCCGGCTCGACAGCCTCGACCCGGCAACATTCGTGTACAAGCTCAGCTCGAAGGAGATCGGCGCCGCATGA
- a CDS encoding superoxide dismutase family protein, with the protein MKNSKPVRIASLAAMTTLLAACASMDASGPKAGATLEARSGSKVSGTVSFQSIGAEKVRIEARVAGLTPGAHGFHVHEAGDCSAPDASSAKGHFNPAAKPHGHHETAERHAGDMPNLVADATGHALLITDLDGVTLAEGARGILKRSVVIHADPDDYKSQPAGNSGKRVACGVIHPN; encoded by the coding sequence ATGAAGAACAGCAAACCAGTTCGCATAGCCAGCCTCGCCGCCATGACCACCCTGCTCGCCGCCTGCGCCTCGATGGATGCCTCCGGCCCGAAGGCCGGCGCCACGCTCGAAGCCCGCTCCGGCAGCAAGGTCAGCGGCACGGTCAGCTTCCAGTCCATCGGCGCCGAAAAGGTCCGCATCGAGGCCCGCGTTGCCGGGCTGACGCCGGGCGCGCACGGCTTCCACGTGCACGAGGCCGGCGATTGCAGCGCGCCCGATGCCAGCAGCGCCAAGGGCCATTTCAATCCCGCGGCCAAGCCGCACGGCCATCACGAAACCGCCGAACGCCATGCCGGCGACATGCCCAACCTGGTGGCCGACGCCACCGGCCACGCGCTGCTCATCACCGACCTGGATGGGGTGACGCTGGCCGAGGGCGCCAGGGGCATCCTCAAGCGCAGCGTGGTGATCCATGCCGATCCCGACGACTACAAGTCGCAGCCCGCCGGCAATTCGGGCAAGCGCGTGGCCTGCGGCGTCATCCACCCAAACTGA